One Flagellimonas sp. CMM7 genomic region harbors:
- a CDS encoding MotA/TolQ/ExbB proton channel family protein — MITFQDLEEGAEMGASISEEKTLSVIDLIVSGGTGSIVIIMVLFVLLFVAMYIYFERIFAIKAASKIDKNFMNQIRDHITGGKLEAAKILCAQTDSPVARLTEKGVSRIGKPLDDINTAIENAGTLEVYKLEKNVSVLATVAGAAPMIGFLGTVIGMILAFHEMASSGGQAEMGSLASGIYTAMTTTVAGLVVGIIAYIGYNHLVNRTDKVVHKMEANAVEFLDLLNEPI, encoded by the coding sequence ATGATTACTTTTCAAGATTTAGAAGAAGGGGCTGAGATGGGTGCATCTATTTCAGAAGAAAAAACCCTTTCTGTTATTGATTTAATAGTTAGTGGAGGAACGGGTAGTATCGTTATTATCATGGTGCTTTTTGTACTTCTCTTTGTGGCTATGTATATTTATTTTGAACGCATTTTCGCGATTAAAGCGGCTTCAAAAATTGACAAAAACTTTATGAATCAGATTCGTGATCATATCACGGGCGGTAAGTTGGAAGCAGCAAAGATTCTATGTGCACAAACAGATTCTCCCGTTGCCAGATTAACTGAGAAAGGCGTATCAAGAATAGGTAAGCCATTAGATGATATAAATACCGCAATAGAAAATGCCGGTACTTTAGAAGTATACAAACTAGAAAAAAACGTAAGTGTATTGGCTACTGTAGCCGGTGCAGCACCAATGATTGGGTTCTTAGGAACCGTAATTGGTATGATTTTAGCTTTCCATGAAATGGCAAGTAGCGGTGGCCAGGCGGAAATGGGTTCATTAGCTTCAGGAATTTATACTGCAATGACAACAACGGTTGCTGGACTTGTAGTAGGTATTATAGCCTATATTGGTTATAACCACCTAGTTAATAGAACAGATAAGGTGGTTCACAAAATGGAGGCTAATGCGGTTGAGTTTTTGGATTTGTTGAATGAACCTATCTAG
- a CDS encoding biopolymer transporter ExbD, giving the protein MKLKGRNKVSPDFSMSSMTDIVFLLLVFFMLTSNAPNALDLLLPKAKGKSTNTQNVSVTINKNLEYFVNNEQINEEYIEIELKKALEGQEKPTIILRAEESVAIKEAVNVMDIANRNSYKVILAVRPK; this is encoded by the coding sequence ATGAAATTAAAAGGAAGAAATAAAGTAAGTCCAGATTTTAGCATGTCATCAATGACGGATATAGTGTTTCTGTTATTGGTATTTTTCATGTTGACTTCCAATGCTCCCAACGCTTTGGATTTGCTGTTGCCAAAAGCCAAGGGAAAGTCCACAAACACACAGAATGTTTCAGTAACTATTAATAAGAACTTGGAGTATTTTGTGAATAATGAACAGATAAACGAGGAATACATTGAAATTGAATTAAAAAAGGCACTTGAAGGTCAAGAAAAGCCTACAATCATTCTAAGAGCAGAAGAAAGCGTGGCAATTAAAGAGGCCGTCAACGTAATGGATATTGCTAATAGAAATAGTTACAAGGTTATCTTGGCTGTGCGGCCAAAATAA
- the nhaD gene encoding sodium:proton antiporter NhaD, translated as METILIAIFVIGYLAITLEHNLKIDKLIPALAMMAILWAMMAFGIDGFTTWFDSGKHALMEGFSSLGHEDKMHVLEETLLHHLGKTSEILVFLLGAMTIVEIIDYFDGFATIKSFVKTRSKRKILWIFAFLAFILSAIIDNLTATIVLISILQKIVKVRNDRLWYAGLIIIAANAGGAWSPIGDVTTTMLWIGNKVTTGKLIGYLLLPSLICMLVPTFIASFLPAFKGSIDVEETEPAKSKFGATMLYLGLGAIVFVPIFKTITHLPPYVGMMLSLAVVATFAEIYSNSKITISSVDPESDAEAHHSPVHSALTKIELPSILFFLGILMAVAALESLGLLFNFAEGLKQSTPLIGTEIAGTQISDLVVILLGVGSAVIDNVPLVAASLGMFSEPVDNPLWHFIAYSAGTGGSMLIIGSAAGVVAMGMEKIDFFWYFKKIAWLAFLGFISGAICFVVMRYFF; from the coding sequence ATGGAAACCATTCTCATTGCCATATTTGTTATTGGATACCTTGCCATTACCCTTGAACATAACTTAAAGATTGACAAGCTGATTCCCGCATTGGCAATGATGGCTATTCTTTGGGCAATGATGGCCTTTGGTATAGATGGGTTTACTACTTGGTTCGATTCTGGAAAACATGCTTTAATGGAAGGGTTCTCTTCTTTGGGGCATGAAGATAAAATGCATGTTTTGGAGGAGACGTTATTGCACCACTTAGGAAAGACCTCTGAAATATTGGTTTTCCTCTTAGGAGCCATGACCATTGTAGAGATTATTGATTATTTTGATGGTTTTGCAACTATAAAATCTTTTGTAAAAACAAGAAGTAAAAGAAAGATACTTTGGATTTTCGCTTTTCTGGCGTTCATTCTTTCTGCCATTATTGATAACCTTACCGCAACAATAGTTTTAATATCTATTCTACAGAAAATAGTTAAAGTTAGAAATGATAGATTATGGTACGCTGGTTTAATCATAATCGCGGCAAATGCTGGGGGCGCATGGTCTCCAATTGGTGATGTTACCACAACTATGTTATGGATTGGGAATAAAGTGACAACAGGTAAGTTGATAGGCTATCTGTTATTGCCATCCTTAATATGTATGTTGGTGCCAACCTTTATTGCTTCTTTTCTACCTGCTTTCAAAGGTAGTATTGATGTTGAGGAAACGGAACCTGCAAAATCAAAATTTGGAGCAACAATGCTGTATTTGGGACTTGGAGCAATAGTATTTGTTCCTATTTTTAAAACAATAACGCATTTGCCACCCTATGTGGGCATGATGTTGTCTTTGGCGGTAGTGGCAACTTTTGCAGAGATTTACAGCAATTCCAAGATTACCATTTCGTCTGTTGATCCTGAAAGCGATGCAGAAGCGCATCACAGTCCAGTACATAGTGCCTTAACTAAGATTGAGTTACCAAGTATATTATTTTTCCTCGGAATTTTAATGGCTGTTGCAGCTCTAGAATCCTTAGGATTGTTATTTAATTTTGCCGAAGGTCTTAAGCAAAGCACTCCCCTTATAGGAACTGAGATTGCGGGAACACAAATTTCGGATTTAGTTGTTATACTACTGGGTGTTGGATCAGCTGTAATAGATAATGTTCCACTTGTAGCTGCCAGTTTAGGGATGTTTTCTGAACCAGTGGATAACCCATTATGGCACTTTATAGCCTATTCTGCAGGGACAGGTGGAAGTATGTTAATAATTGGCTCCGCGGCAGGTGTTGTTGCCATGGGAATGGAAAAAATTGACTTCTTTTGGTACTTTAAGAAAATAGCATGGCTTGCATTCCTTGGATTTATCTCGGGAGCTATTTGCTTTGTTGTAATGCGATATTTTTTCTAA
- a CDS encoding helix-turn-helix domain-containing protein, with translation MRKLIQHFFSAYKTQQEECNDGLTCKYVKSGLTLQEATEIKQKIEEAFEHDKVYKNNTICLNELSLHIARDRYKVSQVLNEYLAKNFYSLLNHYRVKEAKDLLISQPFLSVKAIMYEVGFNSKTSFYSAFKKDTGLSPNDFRSLAVYAS, from the coding sequence ATGAGAAAACTTATTCAACATTTTTTCTCTGCATATAAAACCCAACAGGAAGAGTGCAACGATGGATTAACATGTAAATATGTGAAATCTGGACTAACTCTTCAGGAGGCCACAGAGATTAAGCAGAAGATAGAGGAAGCTTTTGAACATGATAAGGTCTACAAGAATAATACAATATGCCTTAATGAGCTTTCATTGCATATAGCAAGGGATAGATATAAGGTTTCACAAGTACTAAATGAATATTTGGCAAAAAACTTCTATTCTTTATTAAATCATTACAGAGTAAAGGAGGCAAAAGATCTGCTTATATCTCAGCCATTTCTTAGTGTTAAAGCGATAATGTATGAAGTGGGTTTTAATAGTAAGACCAGTTTTTATAGTGCATTCAAAAAGGATACCGGTTTAAGCCCAAATGACTTCCGCAGTTTGGCAGTGTATGCTTCCTAA
- a CDS encoding energy transducer TonB, with the protein MSFLDTRHKKKSFTLTTLLLSVLLLLLFYIGMTYMDPPIENGIAINFGTMDFGSGKVQPTEKVRSEPKKEVIKPMKEVQEQAQPKEAAPEASVEKVLTSENEETIRINQQKEAKRKADEIAKKAKANAERVEREKKQAEERKRQEQESKKKSLDALIGGIGKSDGKTTGSEGDDDKAGDKGKPDGDPYATSYYGAPGSGSGTGGYGLNGRSLISKGKVQQECNEDGRVVVRIVVDKNGKVIKATPGVKGTTNNAPCLLEPARKTAFLHKWNLDSNAPSQQTGFVVVNFKLGQ; encoded by the coding sequence ATGTCATTTTTAGATACGAGACACAAGAAAAAATCATTCACGCTTACAACTCTTCTTTTAAGCGTGCTATTGCTATTGCTTTTTTATATTGGAATGACCTATATGGACCCGCCAATTGAAAATGGTATAGCCATAAATTTTGGCACCATGGATTTTGGTAGTGGTAAGGTGCAACCTACGGAAAAAGTACGTTCCGAACCCAAAAAGGAAGTGATAAAACCAATGAAAGAGGTTCAGGAGCAGGCTCAACCAAAAGAAGCTGCTCCAGAAGCATCGGTTGAAAAGGTATTAACCAGTGAGAACGAGGAAACCATCAGAATAAATCAACAAAAAGAGGCCAAACGTAAAGCAGATGAAATTGCTAAAAAAGCAAAGGCCAATGCTGAACGAGTTGAACGAGAGAAAAAACAAGCTGAGGAGCGAAAACGACAAGAGCAAGAATCAAAAAAGAAAAGCCTTGATGCCTTAATAGGGGGGATTGGAAAATCTGACGGAAAAACAACTGGAAGTGAAGGAGATGATGACAAGGCCGGGGACAAAGGGAAGCCAGATGGTGATCCGTATGCTACCAGTTATTATGGAGCCCCAGGAAGTGGGAGTGGAACAGGAGGATACGGATTAAACGGACGTTCTTTGATAAGTAAAGGAAAAGTGCAACAAGAATGCAATGAAGACGGTCGTGTTGTAGTAAGAATTGTGGTAGACAAAAATGGAAAGGTAATAAAGGCAACTCCGGGGGTAAAAGGAACTACAAATAATGCACCTTGTCTATTGGAACCGGCAAGAAAAACAGCATTTCTTCATAAATGGAACCTAGATTCCAATGCGCCATCCCAGCAGACTGGTTTTGTTGTTGTCAACTTTAAGTTAGGTCAGTAA
- a CDS encoding folylpolyglutamate synthase/dihydrofolate synthase family protein encodes MTYKETLNWMFQQLPMYQQKGAEALKNKLDNILYFSEVLGNPHQKFKSIHVAGTNGKGSCSHMLASILQEAGYKVGLYTSPHLKDFRERIKINGKTIGKDNVKNFIKTHRTFLESNELSFFEMTVGMAFHFFAEEKVDIAVVEVGLGGRLDSTNIIVPEVSLITNIGLDHTQILGGTLEKIALEKAGIIKRNVPVVISERQSETEGIFKLIAAQKKSEIVFTDELPAKTYKTDLLGNYQQKNIQGVVASIKKLKNLKVEDAHIKAGLKRCVDNTGLLGRWQILGKKPKIICDTAHNKEGLSLVLEQIGKLEPRQIHFVLGFVNDKALDDVLCLFPKNAEYYFVKPNVPRGLQAKDLKGRARNFGLMGEISTSVKKGLEKALSNAKDDDLIYVGGSTFVVAEVV; translated from the coding sequence ATGACTTATAAAGAAACTTTGAATTGGATGTTTCAACAACTTCCAATGTATCAACAGAAAGGTGCGGAAGCCCTAAAAAACAAGCTGGACAACATTCTTTATTTTTCTGAAGTTCTAGGAAATCCCCATCAGAAATTTAAAAGTATACACGTAGCGGGCACAAATGGAAAAGGTTCTTGCAGTCACATGTTGGCGTCTATTCTTCAAGAGGCAGGATATAAGGTCGGCCTGTATACATCACCCCATTTAAAGGATTTTAGGGAACGAATCAAGATTAATGGGAAAACTATTGGCAAGGATAATGTAAAAAACTTCATAAAAACCCATCGAACCTTTTTAGAAAGCAATGAACTTTCCTTTTTTGAGATGACCGTTGGAATGGCCTTTCATTTTTTTGCGGAAGAAAAAGTGGATATTGCTGTTGTGGAAGTTGGTTTGGGAGGCAGATTGGATTCTACAAATATTATTGTTCCGGAAGTTTCCTTAATTACTAATATTGGGTTAGATCATACCCAAATCTTAGGAGGCACTTTGGAAAAAATAGCCTTGGAAAAAGCGGGTATAATAAAAAGAAACGTTCCCGTGGTCATTAGTGAAAGGCAGTCTGAAACTGAAGGGATTTTTAAGTTGATTGCTGCACAAAAAAAATCGGAAATTGTTTTTACTGATGAACTTCCAGCTAAAACGTATAAAACGGATTTACTGGGCAACTATCAACAGAAGAATATTCAAGGTGTAGTAGCTTCAATCAAAAAACTGAAAAATTTAAAAGTTGAAGACGCTCATATAAAAGCAGGGCTTAAAAGATGTGTTGATAATACCGGTCTTTTGGGAAGGTGGCAGATTCTTGGTAAAAAGCCAAAAATTATATGTGATACGGCACATAATAAAGAGGGGCTTAGCTTAGTGCTGGAGCAAATAGGAAAATTGGAACCTAGGCAGATCCATTTTGTACTTGGTTTTGTAAATGATAAAGCTTTAGATGATGTACTTTGTTTGTTTCCTAAAAATGCAGAGTATTATTTTGTAAAGCCCAATGTGCCAAGAGGTTTACAGGCTAAAGATTTAAAAGGTCGCGCAAGAAATTTTGGACTTATGGGAGAAATCTCTACATCTGTAAAAAAAGGTTTGGAGAAAGCATTGTCCAATGCTAAGGATGATGATTTAATTTATGTTGGGGGTAGTACGTTTGTAGTTGCCGAAGTGGTTTAG